The Campylobacter curvus genome includes the window AATATTTAGTATAAATATCGGTTTCATTTAATCTAAAAGAATTATAATTACGCCTTGATTTCAAACTAAAGGCTTTAAACATGATGATGACTCACTACATGGAGCTTCTATCGCTCGATCAACCGTGGAATTTGATATTTTATATGGCTATCCCCGTGGGGCTGGCCGAGCTACTGGTGGCTACCGAGTTTTTCACGATGTATAACATAAACGACAAAAATAGCGCGGTAAGAAAGGTAAATAGGCTGATCGGTATAGTTTTGGGCTTTTATTTCACGGCTTTGGTAATTTATTTTATGATAAATATCTATCCTGGCATAAAATGGCGTGGAAGTGCCGATATCATCGCCGTGACTTCATATCTGCTCGGTGTTTTCCCGCTTCTTAGCATCGCGCTTTTAGAGATCGGCGTGATAGGTAAAAATTTAGCTGACAGAGCGAAGCTGAAGCTGCATTTTTGCCTGCTTATAACGTTTTTGGTGGTCGGTCACGTCGCGATGATATTTGGTATGGTAGATCCTACGATAACTGGCTGGAAGCCAAGCCAAGGCGAGATGATGCATATGGATCACGAAATGAACATGCAAATGCAAATGCCTAACATGGATCGTAGTGGCATGGATATGCCAGACCATGATGAAAACAAAACGCACGTCATGGATCATTCGGGTCACGACATGCAGGGCATGGGCGGACACGATCACTCTAAGATGAGTCATTGAGTCTTTGGAATTTGCTCTTTTATCTTGTGATAAAGCTCTAAAATTTCATCTTTTTTGATGATGAAGCTACTTTTGTTGGCGATGAGATGCGCCGAGCTTTGCATTATGGTCTCGGCTATCTTAAGGCCGTTTTGCTTCATCGTAGAGCCAGTCTCCACGACATCGACGATAGCGTCGCTGAGTCCTACTAATGGAGCTAGCTCTATCGAGCCGTAAAGCTTGATGATCTTTAAAGCAGTCGCCTTTTGCGCGAAGTAGTTTCTGGCGATATTTGGCATTTTGGTGGCTATTTTGAGCTCTGGCTGCGTATAATCAAGCTCCTCGTCGTTTTTTATACCCACGCAAACGCGACATTTGCCTATGTGCAGATCAAGTAAGCGGACCACATCAGGATGATGCTCCTCAAGCACGTCAAGTCCGACCACACCGACATCAGCCGCACCCTCGGTAACGTAAGTAGGGATGTCTTGGTTTCGCACCATCAAAAAGCGGAAATTTCCCTCCTCTAAGATCAGCTTGCGATCCTCGAATAAAAACTCGGAGCCAAAAATTTTCCTAAAAATAGCAAGCGTATCTTCGGCGATCCTACCCTTTGGCAGAGCTATGGTTATCATTTTAAAATTTCCTTTTTTTGATTGATGAGTTTTTGCATAGCGCGAAATACGAGCATCTTGTCGTATATCGCATTTTTGAAAAATTTCGACAAAAATTCCCCGTCCCCACCGGTAAAATAGACCTTTTTACTGCCAGCAAGCTTTTCTAATAGCGTGACGATAGGCTTTAGTATGCCGTAGCTTATCGCATCAACCGTTTTTTGGGGCAGGGCGTCGATATCGATTTGCGAATTTATGGGTAGTTTCAGCCTTGGCGATATACTCTCGTAGGCTTTTAACATGCTCGCGATCCCGGGCAGGATGTATCCGCCAAGATGTATGGAGTTTGACATTATATCGACCGTTATCGCGCTACCGGCATCTACGATGACTCCGTCGCTTACGGCGTAGCAGCCGGCGACTCTATCGACTCCAAGCCCCTGATATATCGTATCTAGCTCAAAATGCGGTTCCAGATCGATGAAAAGTTTATTTTTTTTTAGCTTTTTTAAAATTTCATCGTTCACGCAGATGAAATAAACCCGCTCTTTTGGCTCGTATGCGCTAAACTGCTCCACGCTCATACGCGAAATTTTGCCCTCATCTAAAAACGTCGCGTTCGTGTTGCCGATGTCACACAAAATCATAGCATCTCCAGCCGTTTTGTTTAAGCATTTCAAGCGATTTAGAGCAAATTTCAGAGTTATAAAACAGCACTCTTTTTTTGATGGCGGTTTGAAATTTTTGCTCTATTTTGGCGCAAATTTCATCGATCTCGCGGGCCTCTTTTAGAAGTAGCCTGCTTTTTGCCTCTCTTAAAAAGACTATCTCGTAAAAGCCCTTTGTATCGACGCCCAAGCAGGCACTCAGCGTTCGTCTTTTACAAAATTCGCCAAGATCGACGCTTTTTAGATCTTTTAGTAAAATTTTCCTCGCTTCAAAAAGAGGCCAGATTTTTGGGTTCATTATTCGAATTTTACGAATTCGTCGTCGTAGTAAAACGCCCCTTTACCCATAAAGCTTTTGTCCTCTATCTCGTCGTTTAGTTCGTAAATTTTAGCGTTACCAAGATCAAGATCGGTTTTTATGATGTAGCCCGTTTTTTCCACGATATAAAGCTGATCGCCAAGTGCCGCCGCATCCGAGAAAATGGCGAATTTAAAATTGACCTCGTTTTTTTGTTTTAGTCCAAGGTCGGTCTTAACGATATTGCCGTCTTTTTTGAAGATGTAAATTTCATCGTTATTTACGAGGACATTTTTGATCTCGCCGTCGTAATAGACCGTTTGCTGCGGGTTGATGACGATGAGTTTTTTGGCGGTCGCAGCTATCATGTTATCGCCTACGACGTCTAAAAATATGATGTTATTGAAAAAATTCTCCGAGCTTACGACGACGTCGCGTAAAATTCTGCCCGTATCCTTTTGCACGATGTAAATTTTACCGTCAAGCGACGGATAAATGATGAGAGAGCTCATGAAATAAGGTGCTACTACGCGCGAATCTACCGCGTAAATTTCAGAGGATTTATACTCCATCAGTGTTTTTGCCTGCACAATATCTATTAGATATATGTGGTTTGCAGCGCTGATGGCGGCCAGTAAATTCCCCTCCATCGACGCCGAGACGATCGCAGTCGGGAATTTGCCCTGATAGACGGTCGCATTGCTACCGTCGGTAACGTTTAGATCGCCGTATATGTCAGCAGAGATCAAAAATTCGCCGTTTTTGTTTAAAAGGCTGAAGTCTTGAGGCAGTTTGACGCTCGTATCAAGCCCGTCTTTTGTTATGATGTTGCCGTTATTCAGCGTCGCGGCGTTTGCATTTGCCGATTTGATATAAGATGGCAGATCTTGGGACAATTTTATCTTGCCGCTTATGGTTTCTGGTTCGAAATATTGCCTTTTCGTGCCGCATCCGCCTAAAATAAGAGCTAAGCCCAAAGTCAGTAAAAGCGTAAATTTTTTCATTATTTATTTCCCTGATAGTGTTGTAGATTTTTAACCAAAGTCATGAGCTGCGAATCTAGCGGAATCTTTGCAAATTCGGCATTTGCTTCGCTTATTTTATTTTGTTTCAGGTATTCAAACCCTTGCAAAAGCGCATCGTATGAAGCTAAGATTTGCGTGCTTTGATCGGTAGTTTGAGAGAGGATTATTTGCTTTACGAGCAGATCGACAGGTAAATTCGCAAGCTCTTTTGCGGCTTTGACGTCGCCTTTTTCAAGTGCGGTCTTAAGCTCGTAAAGCGCGTAAATGGACGGCTCGTTTTGTTTTAAAATTTCAGCCGCTTTGGTATCGTTGGCGTCCATTATCAGCTTTGAGTAGGCCTCATTTGCCGCGACAACCTTGCGGTTATCGATGATCTTGTTCGCATATAGCGCTATGAGCGCGACGATGACGATAACAAGCAAAGCTATGAGAAGCTTTTTGTTTTTATTGAAAAATCTCTCGCCCTTTATGACGCTCTCTAAAAACTGCTCTTGCGCGCCTATTTCTTTTTTGATCTCGTTTAAGTCCTCTTTGATAGCCAATGCCTAGTCCTTCTTAAAATTTTAGTTCGCAAATTGTAGCATAAATAAATTTAAAGCAGCCCAAAATTAAAGCTTGAATATGATATAATGGCTCAAAATTGATCATAAAAGGTTTTTTATGCAGATTGACGATGCGCTTCTTAGTAAGCTCGAAAAACTCTCCTCTTTAAAGATAAATGACGACAAACGCGAAGAGATCAAAAGGCAGTTAAGCGAGATCGTATCTTTTGTAGATGTTTTGAACGAGCTTGATTTAAAGGGTAGCGAGGCCGTAGTGAGCTCTATAAAGGGCGGGACTTTATTAAGAGAGGATAGTCCTATCGCGAGCGACGTGATAGATGTTATCTTAAAAAACGCTCCTTCCCAAGAAGGGCACTTTTTCTCGGTTCCTAAAATCATAGAGTAACAAATGGATCTGATACAAACGAACAATAACATAGTCCAAGCACCGCCAAGACCGACAAATACAGACATACAAACATTACTAAAAACCGTTGTTTTCAATAAAGCCAGTGACCTGCATCTTGTCGCAAGATCCGAGCCTCAAATAAGGATCGACGGTACATTGCGTCCTCTCGAGCTTGGAATTTTAAGCGGCAAAGACATAGAGACTCTGTGTTATGCACTGATAACGGACGCTCAAAAAAGCGAGCTTGAAAACAATAAAGAGCTTGACTTTGCGATAGAGCTACCAAGTATCGGACGCTTTCGCGGTAACTACTACTACACTATGAATGGCGATCTGGCGGCCGCATTTCGTATCATACCTATCGAAATTCCATCTCTTGACGAGCTGAAATCTCCTCAGATTTTTAAAGACATCATAAAGCGCGAAAAGGGGCTTATTTTAGTCACCGGACCTACCGGTAGCGGTAAATCGACTACCCTTGCAGCTATGCTAAACGAGATAAATTTAAACTATCGAAAGCATATCATAACGATAGAAGACCCGGTAGAATTCGTCCATAGCAACAAAAAAGCGCTATTTTCACACAGAAATATCGGCACTGATACGCACTCATACGCTAGAGCGCTTAAATTTTCACTGCGCGAAGACCCCGACATCATCCTGGTGGGCGAGATGAGAGATAAAGAGACGATATCTATCGCGATAACAGCGGCTGAAACCGGACACCTAGTTTTTGGAACTCTACATACGAATTCCGCTATCCAGACGATAAACAGGATAGTCGACAGCTTTGACGGCAGCGAGCAGCTTCAGGTGCGAAACATGCTCAGCGTCTCGCTAACGGCGGTCATCTCGCAAAGCCTGCTTCCAAAGACCAACGGCGGCAGGTGTGCGATACATGAAATTTTGATCAACAACATGGCCGTTGCAAATTTGATCCGTGAAAACAAGGTGCATCAGATATACTCTCAGATGCAGCTAAATCAGCAGCAAACTGGCATGTGCACGCAGACGCAGTCTTTGATAAAGGCCATAAGAGGCGGCCTTATAACCAAAGAAAATGCGTTGCGTTATTCGACCAGTCAGCAAGAGCTTTTAAATACTATGGGTGCAGGTGCTTGATATGGATTTTGTAACTTGGTTTGATATAATCGTCATCGCTTTGGTTTTGATACTAGGCATAAAAGGGATCTTAAACGGACTGATAAAAGAGGTCTTTGGGCTCATCGGTCTTATCGGCGGCCTCATAGTGGCGAGCAGGTTTTCTGATGTGGCTGAAAATTTCATAAGCTCGAATATCTATAAATTTGAAAACGCCTCGATGCTTCAGTTTGTCGGATTCATCGGGCTTTGGATAGTCTTTTGGATAGTTTGTCTTTTGATAGGCAAATTTCTATCCAAGATCATCGCTCTTAGCGGGCTTGGATTTTTAGATAGATTCGGCGGATTTTTAGCCGGAAGCGGTAAAATTTTCCTCACATTTTCAGCCGTGATCGCGGTCGTCGCCGGGACATACCTAAACAAAAACATAGAGCCTTATTTTCAGGGTAGCAAGGTCTATCCTGTGCTACTGGCCACCGGGAAATGGATAACAAATATCGATGTGAAAAGCCTTAAAAATGATATCGACGATATGATGGTGCGGCCAAGCGAGTCGAACAAGACCGACGCTTTTATAACTATGGATGCGAATACTACAACAAATACTGATACAAACGTCACAAAAGGAGAGATGAGATGATAGAAAATTTAGAATACGACGCGTTGCTCGAGAAATTCAAAAAGGTGCTTCGCGACAATGGCCTAAAATACACTAAACAGCGCGAAATTTTGCTCAAAACGCTCTACAATAACGGCGAGCATTTTACGCCTGAAAAGCTATATCTTTTCATAAAAGAGACATATCCTGAGCTAAATATCGGTATCGCAACCGTTTATCGCACTCTAAATTTACTCGAAGAATCCGAGATGGTGACCTCTATCAGTTTTGGCTCGCAGGGCAAAAAATTCGAGCTTGCAACAAAGCCGCACCACGATCATATGATTTGTAGGAAATGCGGTCTCATCATAGAATTTGAAGATCCTATGATAGAAAAACGTCAAATAAGCATCGCAAAAGAGCATGGATTTAAGCTTACTGGACACATGATGCAGCTTTATGGTATATGCGAAGAGTGCAGTAAAAACAACATAAAGGGCAAGTGAAGTGATATTTGACAACCAACTAGAAATCCAAAGGCTTGAAACAGCTGAAAATTTAAGAAAAATGGGCGTAAATCCATACCCGCACTTTCTAAGACGCGATATGGATATAGCAAAATTTAGGCTCAAATTCGCTCACATCATAAATACCGAAGACAAAAAAGCCGAGGGGCAGTATGTGAGTCTCGCCGGTCGTATAAAGCTCATCAGAGACGCCGGCAAAGCGATATTTGCAAATATCGAGGACGAAAACGGAAATTTACAAATTTATTTTAGCAACAAGACGCTTGATCCGGAATGGTTTAAGGTCGTAAAGAAAAACATCGAGGTCGGCGACATCATCTATGTGCGCGGCTATGCTTTCGTCACGAGGACGGGCGAGTTTTCGATGCACGTTAGCGAGCTAAATTTAGCCTCCAAAGCGATCTCGCCTTTGCCTGAGAAATTTCACGGGCTCGTGGATATCGAGACTCGCTACCGACAAAGATACCTAGACCTTATCATGAACCCCGAGGTTAGAAGCGACTTTAAAAAGCGCTCCATCATCATCAGCACCATACGCCGATTTATCGAAGAGAAGGGCTTTTTAGAGGTCGAGACGCCGATGATGCACCCGATCGCCGGCGGTGCGAACGCTAAGCCGTTTGTCACCTTTCACAACGCACTTGGTGTCAATAGATACCTTCGTATCGCGCCCGAACTTTATCTAAAACGCCTCATCGTGGGCGGTTTTGAAGCCGTTTATGACATGAATAGAAATTTTAGAAACGAGGGTATGGATCTAACGCACAATCCCGAATTTACAAGCATAGAATTTTACTGGGCGTATCACACATATCACGATCTAATGGGGCTAACAGAGGAGCTATTTAATGTGCTCATCGATAAGCTTGATCTGCCAAAGATCATTGAATTTGACGGTATGCAGGTTGATTTTAGTAAGCCGTTTGCGAGGCTAAACTACAAAAAAGCACTCGTCGAGGTGGGCGGACTAGATCCGCAGATCATCGAGGATAAAGATAAAATTTTAGCCAAGCTTAAAGCGGACGGCTTTGAAGCGAATGCAAAGCTCGATCTTGGGCATTTGCAAGCCGAGCTTTTTGATAACTATGTCGAAGAAAAGCTCATAGATCCGACCTTCATCATCGACTATCCGATCTCGATCAGCCCGCTTTCAAGAAGGAGCGACAAAAACCCTGAAATAGCCGAGAGATTTGAGCTGTTTATCGCCGGACGCGAGCTGGCAAACGGCTTTAACGAGTTAAACGACCCAGTTGATCAGTATAACCGCTTTGCCGCGCAGATCGAGGCTAAAAATGCAGGTGATGATGAAGCGCACGAGATGGACGAGGACTACGTCAGAGCCCTTGGATACGCGATGCCACCGACTGCGGGCGAGGGTATCGGCATAGACCGCCTCGTGATGCTACTAACAAATAAAAAATCTATCCGCGACGTGGTGCTTTTCCCTGCGATGCGCCCGCTAAAAAGTGAAATAAAGGAGAATGAAAAATGAGTTTGCAAAGCTACGATAAAGAAATTTTTGATCTGGTAAATTTAGAGCTAAAACGCCAGTGCGATCACCTAGAAATGATAGCGAGTGAAAATTTTACCTACCCCGAGGTCATGGAGGTCATGGGCTCGATCCTCACAAACAAATACGCCGAAGGCTATCCGGGCAAACGCTACTATGGCGGTTGCGAATACGTCGATGGCATCGAGCAGCTAGCGATTGATAGGTGCAAGCAGCTTTTTGGCTGCGAATTTGCAAACGTGCAGCCAAATTCGGGCTCACAGGCGAATCAAGGCGTTTATGGTGCGCTACTAAATCCTGGCGATAAAATTTTAGGCATGGATCTAAGCCACGGCGGACACCTCACGCATGGTGCGAAGGTCAGCAGCTCGGGTAAAATTTACGAGAGCTTTTTTTATGGCGTGGAGCTTGACGGACGCATAAACTACGAGCGCGTCCTAGACATCGCAAAGATCGTGAAGCCAAAGATGATCGTCTGCGGTGCGAGCGCATACACACGCGAGATAGAATTTGATAAATTTAGAGCCATCGCCGATGAGGTCGGAGCTTTGCTCTTTGCGGACGTGGCGCACATCGCGGGGCTTGTAGTGGCGGGTGAGCATCAAAATCCTTTCCCTCACTGCGACGTGGTGAGCTCGACTACGCATAAAACGCTTCGCGGACCGCGCGGAGGCATAATCATGACAAATAACGAAGAATACGCTAAAAAGATAAACGCTTCGATATTTCCGGGTATCCAAGGCGGACCGCTCGTGCATGTCATCGCTGCAAAGGCGGTGGGCTTTAAGCACAATCTAAGCCCGGAGTGGAAAATTTACGCAAAGCAGGTCAAGGCAAACGCCAAAAAGTTGGGCGAAATTTTGATCTCTCGTGGGTTTGATCTAGTTAGCGGCGGCACTGATAATCACCTCATTTTGATGAGCTTTTTAAATAGAGAATTTAGCGGAAAAGACGCTGACATCGCACTTGGCAACGCCGGCATCACGGTAAATAAAAACACCGTCCCGGGCGAGAAGCGAAGTCCGTTCGTGACAAGCGGTATCCGCGTAGGCAGTCCCGCACTAACGGCTCGTGGTATGAAAGAAGCGGAATTTGAGATCATCGCAAACAAGATAGCCGACGTGCTAAGCGACATCAACAACGCCGAGCTTCAAAAGAAGATAAAAGCCGAGCTAAAGGAGCTTGCGCATAAATTTATCATTTATGATAGAGCGACTTTTTGATGCAAAGCATAGATACTGCGCTCATAAAGATAAACACCAGCCACTACTGGATCAAGCGTGACAATATCGTCAGCAAGATCGAGTATAAGGGCAAGACATTTTTCAATAAATTTGAAAGGATCGACGAACCGCTAAATTATAGCGTCATCAAGGAGCATGAGGAGGGCAAGATCACGGTCGCGCACTCACTCATCTTGCCCGGCGACAAGGTCGAAAATATCGTTTTTGACTATAATGGCAGGACGCCGGAGAGGTTTTGGCATAGGGCACAGCTTTTGCTTAGAGAAGAGGGGTATATAAATTTTACGGCGTATGAGAGCAAGACGTCCGGGCATTTGCATCTTTATATCCACAAAGGGCATACGACGCTAAACGAGGCCTATCAGCTGGCAAACATGCTAAGTATGAAGCTCTCTCAGCGTCTAGCCAAAGAGTGGAGGATGTTTCCTACGATGGATATGCCTAAGGAATTTAATATCCTAACCCTGCCATATAAGCTTTACCAAAAGGAGCGTGGCGCTAGTTGGTCAAAATATATGTAAGGAGCGAAAATGGAAAACGAAGAGTTAAAAGATATACTTTTAGATAGAGATGACGAGGCTAAAAACGCGAAGATAAAGAAGCTTTTGATGTTTATCGCCGCGCTTGTCATATTGTTTTTAGTGATCATAGTCGCGATGAAAATTTTAAACTCAAGTGACTCGGCTCAATCTCAAGCGGATAACGACTCAAGGCTTGCCTTGCCGCCTGTGCCTATCGAGCAGCCAGCCTCAAATAATCAATTGGCCTCTCAGGACAACAACTCCGTCGCGCAGCCTCCACTCACACAAGCGGATGATAAAAAGGGTGACGGTCAGCTATTTGAGCAAGTACCGATAGTACCTGAAAATAAGCAACAAGACGACTTTGAGGATATGATCAAAAAGCTAAAAGACAAAGAGGGTGGTAAAACTACCGTTAAAACGGATACGAAAGAGCCACTGCCTGCTACGACAGAAGCCAAGCCTAAAGAAGAAAAGCCTGCCGCAGTAGCGAAGCCTGACACCAAGCCACAAGCCGGAGCGGAAGCTAAGCCTAAGGCGCAAGCGGCTAGTGATAAAAAGCTGGCAGAGCAAAAAGCCGAGAAGCCAGCCGCTACAAAGCAAGCCAGCAAGCCTGCCACGACAGCCGCCGCACCTAAAGGTGCCGCTTCAAAAGGCGCTTACGTTCAAGTCTTTGCGACTGGTAAATTTAATCCAAATGCGGACTATATAAAGAAGATCCAGGCCAAAGGATATAGCTACCATACGCTAAAAGTGGGCGAAGTCACTAAAATTTTAGTCGGACCTTTCGACGATAAAAATTTACAAACGACTTTGAACGATATCCGCAAAGACGTAAATAAGGATGCATTTATCTTTAGGGTAAAATGATGCAAACTTT containing:
- a CDS encoding DUF6803 family protein, with the protein product MMMTHYMELLSLDQPWNLIFYMAIPVGLAELLVATEFFTMYNINDKNSAVRKVNRLIGIVLGFYFTALVIYFMINIYPGIKWRGSADIIAVTSYLLGVFPLLSIALLEIGVIGKNLADRAKLKLHFCLLITFLVVGHVAMIFGMVDPTITGWKPSQGEMMHMDHEMNMQMQMPNMDRSGMDMPDHDENKTHVMDHSGHDMQGMGGHDHSKMSH
- the hisG gene encoding ATP phosphoribosyltransferase, yielding MITIALPKGRIAEDTLAIFRKIFGSEFLFEDRKLILEEGNFRFLMVRNQDIPTYVTEGAADVGVVGLDVLEEHHPDVVRLLDLHIGKCRVCVGIKNDEELDYTQPELKIATKMPNIARNYFAQKATALKIIKLYGSIELAPLVGLSDAIVDVVETGSTMKQNGLKIAETIMQSSAHLIANKSSFIIKKDEILELYHKIKEQIPKTQ
- a CDS encoding type III pantothenate kinase; its protein translation is MILCDIGNTNATFLDEGKISRMSVEQFSAYEPKERVYFICVNDEILKKLKKNKLFIDLEPHFELDTIYQGLGVDRVAGCYAVSDGVIVDAGSAITVDIMSNSIHLGGYILPGIASMLKAYESISPRLKLPINSQIDIDALPQKTVDAISYGILKPIVTLLEKLAGSKKVYFTGGDGEFLSKFFKNAIYDKMLVFRAMQKLINQKKEILK
- a CDS encoding L-seryl-tRNA selenium transferase, coding for MKKFTLLLTLGLALILGGCGTKRQYFEPETISGKIKLSQDLPSYIKSANANAATLNNGNIITKDGLDTSVKLPQDFSLLNKNGEFLISADIYGDLNVTDGSNATVYQGKFPTAIVSASMEGNLLAAISAANHIYLIDIVQAKTLMEYKSSEIYAVDSRVVAPYFMSSLIIYPSLDGKIYIVQKDTGRILRDVVVSSENFFNNIIFLDVVGDNMIAATAKKLIVINPQQTVYYDGEIKNVLVNNDEIYIFKKDGNIVKTDLGLKQKNEVNFKFAIFSDAAALGDQLYIVEKTGYIIKTDLDLGNAKIYELNDEIEDKSFMGKGAFYYDDEFVKFE
- the gatC gene encoding Asp-tRNA(Asn)/Glu-tRNA(Gln) amidotransferase subunit GatC, giving the protein MQIDDALLSKLEKLSSLKINDDKREEIKRQLSEIVSFVDVLNELDLKGSEAVVSSIKGGTLLREDSPIASDVIDVILKNAPSQEGHFFSVPKIIE
- a CDS encoding type IV pilus twitching motility protein PilT; amino-acid sequence: MDLIQTNNNIVQAPPRPTNTDIQTLLKTVVFNKASDLHLVARSEPQIRIDGTLRPLELGILSGKDIETLCYALITDAQKSELENNKELDFAIELPSIGRFRGNYYYTMNGDLAAAFRIIPIEIPSLDELKSPQIFKDIIKREKGLILVTGPTGSGKSTTLAAMLNEINLNYRKHIITIEDPVEFVHSNKKALFSHRNIGTDTHSYARALKFSLREDPDIILVGEMRDKETISIAITAAETGHLVFGTLHTNSAIQTINRIVDSFDGSEQLQVRNMLSVSLTAVISQSLLPKTNGGRCAIHEILINNMAVANLIRENKVHQIYSQMQLNQQQTGMCTQTQSLIKAIRGGLITKENALRYSTSQQELLNTMGAGA
- a CDS encoding CvpA family protein, whose protein sequence is MDFVTWFDIIVIALVLILGIKGILNGLIKEVFGLIGLIGGLIVASRFSDVAENFISSNIYKFENASMLQFVGFIGLWIVFWIVCLLIGKFLSKIIALSGLGFLDRFGGFLAGSGKIFLTFSAVIAVVAGTYLNKNIEPYFQGSKVYPVLLATGKWITNIDVKSLKNDIDDMMVRPSESNKTDAFITMDANTTTNTDTNVTKGEMR
- a CDS encoding Fur family transcriptional regulator: MIENLEYDALLEKFKKVLRDNGLKYTKQREILLKTLYNNGEHFTPEKLYLFIKETYPELNIGIATVYRTLNLLEESEMVTSISFGSQGKKFELATKPHHDHMICRKCGLIIEFEDPMIEKRQISIAKEHGFKLTGHMMQLYGICEECSKNNIKGK
- the lysS gene encoding lysine--tRNA ligase — protein: MFDNQLEIQRLETAENLRKMGVNPYPHFLRRDMDIAKFRLKFAHIINTEDKKAEGQYVSLAGRIKLIRDAGKAIFANIEDENGNLQIYFSNKTLDPEWFKVVKKNIEVGDIIYVRGYAFVTRTGEFSMHVSELNLASKAISPLPEKFHGLVDIETRYRQRYLDLIMNPEVRSDFKKRSIIISTIRRFIEEKGFLEVETPMMHPIAGGANAKPFVTFHNALGVNRYLRIAPELYLKRLIVGGFEAVYDMNRNFRNEGMDLTHNPEFTSIEFYWAYHTYHDLMGLTEELFNVLIDKLDLPKIIEFDGMQVDFSKPFARLNYKKALVEVGGLDPQIIEDKDKILAKLKADGFEANAKLDLGHLQAELFDNYVEEKLIDPTFIIDYPISISPLSRRSDKNPEIAERFELFIAGRELANGFNELNDPVDQYNRFAAQIEAKNAGDDEAHEMDEDYVRALGYAMPPTAGEGIGIDRLVMLLTNKKSIRDVVLFPAMRPLKSEIKENEK
- a CDS encoding serine hydroxymethyltransferase; protein product: MSLQSYDKEIFDLVNLELKRQCDHLEMIASENFTYPEVMEVMGSILTNKYAEGYPGKRYYGGCEYVDGIEQLAIDRCKQLFGCEFANVQPNSGSQANQGVYGALLNPGDKILGMDLSHGGHLTHGAKVSSSGKIYESFFYGVELDGRINYERVLDIAKIVKPKMIVCGASAYTREIEFDKFRAIADEVGALLFADVAHIAGLVVAGEHQNPFPHCDVVSSTTHKTLRGPRGGIIMTNNEEYAKKINASIFPGIQGGPLVHVIAAKAVGFKHNLSPEWKIYAKQVKANAKKLGEILISRGFDLVSGGTDNHLILMSFLNREFSGKDADIALGNAGITVNKNTVPGEKRSPFVTSGIRVGSPALTARGMKEAEFEIIANKIADVLSDINNAELQKKIKAELKELAHKFIIYDRATF
- a CDS encoding DUF1882 domain-containing protein; its protein translation is MQSIDTALIKINTSHYWIKRDNIVSKIEYKGKTFFNKFERIDEPLNYSVIKEHEEGKITVAHSLILPGDKVENIVFDYNGRTPERFWHRAQLLLREEGYINFTAYESKTSGHLHLYIHKGHTTLNEAYQLANMLSMKLSQRLAKEWRMFPTMDMPKEFNILTLPYKLYQKERGASWSKYM
- a CDS encoding SPOR domain-containing protein gives rise to the protein MENEELKDILLDRDDEAKNAKIKKLLMFIAALVILFLVIIVAMKILNSSDSAQSQADNDSRLALPPVPIEQPASNNQLASQDNNSVAQPPLTQADDKKGDGQLFEQVPIVPENKQQDDFEDMIKKLKDKEGGKTTVKTDTKEPLPATTEAKPKEEKPAAVAKPDTKPQAGAEAKPKAQAASDKKLAEQKAEKPAATKQASKPATTAAAPKGAASKGAYVQVFATGKFNPNADYIKKIQAKGYSYHTLKVGEVTKILVGPFDDKNLQTTLNDIRKDVNKDAFIFRVK